A stretch of Brassica rapa cultivar Chiifu-401-42 chromosome A08, CAAS_Brap_v3.01, whole genome shotgun sequence DNA encodes these proteins:
- the LOC117127257 gene encoding vacuolar iron transporter homolog 1-like has product MESYNVNNSLNIDMEKNQETAFDYSKRSQWLRAAVLGAIDGLVSTASLMMGVGAVKPDFKTMILTGFAGLVAGACSMAIGEFVSVYSQYDIEVAQIKRENAGDIEKEKLPNPMHAAAASVIAFFLGAVVPLLAAAPVKTYEVRVGVIVAAVTLALVMFGWLGAVLGKAPVVKSSARVLIGGWLAMAITYGLTRLFGSLGL; this is encoded by the coding sequence ATGGAGTCCTACAACGTGAACAACAGCTTGAACATAGACAtggagaaaaatcaagaaacggCTTTCGATTACTCAAAACGATCTCAATGGCTACGAGCTGCCGTGCTTGGGGCCATCGACGGTCTTGTCTCAACGGCTTCACTTATGATGGGTGTCGGTGCGGTTAAGCCAGACTTCAAAACCATGATTTTAACCGGGTTCGCCGGCTTAGTTGCCGGAGCTTGTAGCATGGCGATAGGAGAGTTTGTCTCCGTTTACTCTCAGTACGACATAGAAGTGGCTCAAATAAAGAGAGAGAACGCAGGAGATATAGAGAAAGAAAAGCTTCCGAACCCGATGCATGCGGCTGCTGCGTCTGTTATAGCGTTTTTTCTGGGAGCGGTTGTGCCTTTATTAGCGGCTGCGCCTGTGAAAACGTATGAAGTGAGGGTTGGAGTGATTGTTGCGGCGGTGACGTTGGCTTTGGTTATGTTTGGGTGGTTAGGAGCGGTTTTGGGGAAAGCACCGGTGGTTAAGTCGTCGGCTAGGGTTCTGATTGGAGGATGGTTAGCTATGGCGATTACGTATGGTTTGACCAGACTGTTTGGATCACTTGGTCTGTGA
- the LOC103835758 gene encoding indole glucosinolate O-methyltransferase 4: MGFPFEETLSSNFKTQTVIDDDNELGLMAVRLANAAAFPMVLKASLELGVFDTLYAEAARTDAFLSPSEIASRLPTTPRNPEAPVLLDRMLRLLASYSMVKCDKVGKGERVYRAEPICRFFLKDNIQDIGSLASQVIVNFDSVFLNTWAQLKDVVLEGGDAFGRAHGGMKLFDYMGTDERFSKLFNQTGFTIAVVKKALEVYQGFKDVDVLVDVGGGVGNTLGVVTSKYPNIKGINFDLTCALVQAPTYPGVEHVAGDMFVEVPKGDAMILKRILHDWTDEDCIKILKNCWKSLPENGKVVVIELVTPDDAENGDINANIAFDMDMLMFTQCSGGKERSRAEFEALAVASGFTNCKFVCQAYHCWIIEFCKENV; encoded by the exons atggGATTCCCTTTTGAAGAAACCTTGAGCTCTAACTTTAAAACCCAAACTGTtattgatgatgataatgagtTAGGTTTGATGGCCGTGAGACTAGCCAATGCCGCAGCCTTTCCCATGGTTCTCAAGGCCTCCCTCGAGCTCGGTGTTTTTGACACTCTTTACGCCGAAGCCGCTCGCACCGACGCCTTCCTCTCACCATCTGAGATAGCGAGTAGGCTACCAACTACTCCACGTAACCCTGAAGCACCAGTTTTGTTGGACCGGATGCTTCGTTTACTCGCTAGCTACTCCATGGTCAAATGCGATAAGGTTGGAAAGGGCGAGAGAGTCTACAGAGCCGAGCCAATTTGCAGGTTCTTCTTGAAAGATAACATTCAAGATATTGGATCCCTTGCGTCTCAAGTCATTGTCAATTTTGACAGCGTCTTCCTCAATACCTg GGCACAATTGAAAGATGTGGTGCTAGAAGGAGGAGATGCATTTGGCCGTGCACATGGTGGCATGAAACTCTTTGACTATATGGGAACTGATGAGAGATTCAGCAAGCTCTTTAATCAGACAGGATTCACCATCGCTGTGGTGAAAAAGGCTCTTGAAGTTTACCAAGGCTTCAAAGATGTGGATGTGTTGGTTGATGTTGGAGGAGGAGTTGGcaacacccttggtgttgttaCTTCAAAGTATCCCAATATTAAGGGTATCAACTTTGATTTGACTTGTGCCTTGGTACAAGCACCTACATACCCTGGTGTGGAACATGTAGCGGGAGATATGTTCGTGGAAGTTCCAAAGGGAGATGCCATGATATTAAAA CGTATACTACATGATTGGACCGATGAAGACTGcattaaaattctcaaaaactGTTGGAAATCACTACCAGAGAACGGTAAAGTTGTTGTCATAGAACTAGTCACTCCTGATGACGCAGAGAATGGAGATATCAACGCGAACATTGCCTTTGATATGGATATGTTGATGTTCACACAATGTTCTGGTGGAAAAGAGAGATCACGAGCGGAGTTTGAAGCTCTGGCTGTAGCTTCTGGCTTCACCAATTGCAAATTCGTTTGCCAGGCTTATCACTGCTGGATCATTGAGTTTTGTAAAGAAAATGTgtaa